A region of Nitrospinota bacterium DNA encodes the following proteins:
- a CDS encoding adenylate/guanylate cyclase domain-containing protein, with translation MWPLKRIYFILLAAMMALAFKPPFFIEAFELKIYDLLIRYSAPNQPDPRIVIVGIDQKSLDNFGRWPWSRDVIGRLVEKLAGYGVKVTALDMTFSSQADTATRDILEKVGQAAVRTGAVEKIPSFNQELEKLRQETQKDMALAGSMRKAGNVVTGFVFHGMDEAEYSAEVEERKLPIVQPFRIKLVQRDSESRDASLLSLAAGVEPNIQAIQEAGSATGFLNTLTDEDGVIRAHPMVMEYKGDLYPSLGLAAAAAYSGDTGDIQAYFADGMFDGVAIGDSFIKMDHYGRIFLKYLGGVDTFPTISAADVLLKPVDDEGLRRKLSGKLAFVGATATQIYDLRVTPIGYTAGVQVQATSASNALTGQVISKEAWQTLYDPVLTAVAGMALFFILRRVRVALGLALTAAMLALLVAFNYYMFAENHLWLNSVTPGMMILFGFITITTHQYITEQKSKRFIKDAFGRYLSPKVINQIIDNPGLLKLGGDKRVMTAYFSDVAGFTTVSEKLPPTELVLLLNEYLSAMTDIIHTFDGTVDKYEGDAIIAFWNAPIMVENHAELCVRSAVAMQRKLEAMRGKWRSEGRDELHVRMGINTGPMVVGNMGSRERMDYTMMGDSVNLAARLEGVNKYYGTYILVSQFTRDMVADRFLCRELDMVRVQGKKEAIKLYEVVEAMEDSIETQRRFVEMFHRAIRTFRDMDFLKAQELFSACDKLKKGGDGACKLYLKRCAELIASPPAQDWDRVYDMAK, from the coding sequence GTGTGGCCGCTAAAACGTATCTATTTCATCCTCCTGGCCGCCATGATGGCGCTGGCTTTCAAACCCCCATTCTTTATAGAAGCTTTCGAGCTTAAAATTTACGACCTGCTCATCCGTTATTCCGCCCCGAACCAGCCGGATCCGAGGATTGTAATCGTAGGCATTGACCAAAAATCCCTCGACAATTTCGGCCGGTGGCCATGGTCCCGGGACGTGATAGGAAGGCTGGTGGAAAAGCTGGCGGGGTACGGCGTAAAGGTCACCGCGTTGGATATGACCTTCTCCTCCCAGGCGGACACCGCCACCCGCGACATTTTAGAAAAAGTGGGGCAGGCGGCGGTAAGGACCGGCGCAGTGGAGAAGATCCCGTCGTTCAACCAGGAGCTGGAAAAACTCAGGCAGGAAACGCAAAAAGACATGGCGCTGGCCGGTTCCATGCGCAAGGCGGGCAACGTGGTTACGGGTTTCGTGTTCCACGGCATGGACGAGGCCGAGTATTCCGCCGAGGTGGAAGAGCGGAAACTGCCCATCGTGCAACCGTTCCGCATAAAACTTGTCCAGCGGGACTCGGAAAGCCGGGACGCTTCCCTGCTGTCGCTGGCGGCGGGGGTGGAGCCCAACATCCAGGCCATCCAGGAGGCAGGCTCCGCCACCGGTTTCCTCAATACCCTCACTGACGAGGACGGCGTAATCCGCGCCCATCCCATGGTGATGGAGTATAAAGGGGACCTGTACCCATCCCTGGGGCTGGCCGCGGCGGCGGCTTATTCAGGCGACACCGGAGACATCCAGGCCTACTTCGCCGATGGCATGTTCGACGGCGTTGCCATAGGCGACTCGTTCATCAAGATGGACCATTACGGCAGGATATTCCTTAAATATCTCGGCGGGGTGGATACTTTCCCAACCATTTCGGCGGCGGATGTATTGCTGAAACCGGTGGACGACGAGGGCTTGCGCCGGAAACTTTCGGGCAAGCTCGCTTTTGTGGGCGCCACCGCCACGCAGATATACGACCTCCGCGTTACCCCCATCGGTTACACCGCCGGGGTGCAGGTGCAGGCCACCTCCGCCTCCAACGCCCTCACTGGGCAGGTGATAAGCAAGGAAGCGTGGCAGACCCTTTACGACCCGGTACTCACTGCAGTGGCGGGGATGGCGCTTTTCTTCATCCTGCGCCGCGTGCGGGTGGCGCTGGGGCTGGCGCTGACGGCGGCCATGCTGGCGCTCCTGGTGGCGTTCAACTACTACATGTTCGCGGAAAACCATCTTTGGCTCAACTCCGTCACCCCCGGCATGATGATCCTTTTCGGATTCATCACCATAACCACGCACCAGTACATTACGGAGCAGAAATCCAAACGTTTCATCAAGGACGCTTTCGGCAGGTATCTCTCCCCCAAGGTTATAAACCAGATAATAGACAACCCCGGCCTGTTGAAACTGGGGGGCGACAAAAGGGTTATGACCGCATATTTTTCCGATGTGGCGGGATTTACCACCGTATCCGAAAAGCTCCCCCCCACCGAGCTTGTGCTGTTGCTCAACGAGTACCTCTCGGCCATGACCGACATAATCCACACCTTCGACGGGACCGTGGACAAATACGAGGGGGACGCCATAATAGCCTTCTGGAACGCCCCCATAATGGTGGAGAACCACGCGGAGCTTTGCGTGCGCTCCGCTGTGGCAATGCAGAGGAAGCTTGAGGCCATGCGCGGCAAATGGCGCTCCGAAGGAAGGGACGAACTGCACGTGCGGATGGGCATTAACACCGGCCCCATGGTAGTGGGCAACATGGGATCCCGCGAGCGGATGGACTATACCATGATGGGGGACTCGGTGAACCTGGCCGCGCGGCTGGAGGGGGTGAACAAATATTACGGAACTTACATCCTCGTCTCCCAGTTCACCCGCGACATGGTGGCCGACAGGTTCCTGTGCCGGGAGCTGGACATGGTGAGGGTGCAGGGCAAGAAAGAGGCCATAAAGCTTTACGAGGTGGTGGAAGCCATGGAAGACTCCATCGAGACCCAGCGGCGTTTCGTGGAGATGTTCCACCGCGCCATAAGGACCTTCCGCGACATGGATTTCCTGAAGGCCCAGGAGTTGTTCTCCGCCTGTGACAAACTTAAAAAGGGGGGTGACGGCGCCTGCAAGCTATACCTTAAACGTTGCGCCGAGCTTATCGCCTCCCCGCCCGCCCAGGATTGGGACAGGGTGTACGACATGGCCAAGTAA